From the genome of Halodesulfovibrio sp. MK-HDV, one region includes:
- a CDS encoding iron-containing alcohol dehydrogenase codes for MKTDTFKIKRTLFKQYAKLAKPVFKFLPIPIAQQLSGDHCMSEMVTVLQKKKVNRPVIITGKNFSKRPEFDLLTDALEDANVDYYLFNGVTPDPTFNVVEEGIAACMSHRFDSVITIGGGSSMDAAKVINTCAQNGYNPRKTTGMFKIRKKGAFFVAIPTTAGTGSEATIASIISEDDTHQKKQVISTALIPDLVVLDPRLMLGIPSTLTAATGMDALTHAIEAYLSGFATPESEQRSIDATKLIFEFLPHAVGDGASDLVVRQKMAEASHLAGLAITRASVGWVHALAHQLGAFYGIPHGLACAIGLPPVLTMYAEKAPEKMSKMADQLGIAGATEWDKAYGLRDAVVNLCQQIGTVPEPEMIQVEDIPEMSEGLLRECYMSPFAVPAYFDSEGELHTFIREIFMAPSED; via the coding sequence ATGAAAACAGATACGTTTAAAATAAAAAGAACTTTGTTTAAGCAGTATGCAAAACTGGCAAAGCCTGTTTTTAAATTCTTGCCTATTCCGATAGCACAGCAGCTTAGTGGTGATCATTGCATGTCTGAAATGGTTACCGTTTTACAAAAGAAAAAGGTTAATCGTCCTGTTATTATTACGGGTAAAAATTTCAGCAAGCGCCCAGAGTTCGATTTATTGACTGACGCGCTGGAAGACGCAAATGTCGACTACTACCTTTTTAATGGTGTTACGCCAGACCCAACTTTCAACGTTGTGGAAGAAGGCATAGCCGCTTGTATGAGCCATCGTTTTGATTCTGTAATTACTATTGGCGGCGGGTCTTCAATGGATGCTGCTAAAGTGATAAACACCTGTGCGCAGAATGGATACAACCCACGAAAAACCACAGGCATGTTTAAGATACGCAAGAAGGGCGCTTTCTTTGTCGCGATTCCTACAACTGCTGGAACCGGCTCTGAGGCAACAATTGCTTCAATAATTTCAGAAGATGATACCCACCAGAAAAAACAAGTTATCAGTACAGCTTTGATCCCAGATTTGGTGGTGCTCGATCCGCGCTTGATGCTTGGGATTCCTTCCACGTTAACAGCAGCAACAGGCATGGATGCGCTAACTCATGCTATTGAAGCATATTTGAGTGGCTTTGCAACGCCGGAGTCAGAGCAGCGTAGCATTGATGCGACAAAGCTTATCTTTGAATTTCTACCCCATGCCGTTGGTGATGGAGCCTCTGATCTGGTTGTCAGACAAAAAATGGCAGAGGCATCCCACTTGGCGGGACTCGCCATAACAAGGGCAAGTGTTGGCTGGGTTCATGCTCTGGCGCATCAATTAGGTGCATTTTATGGAATACCTCATGGCTTGGCGTGTGCCATTGGCTTGCCGCCTGTTTTGACCATGTATGCGGAAAAGGCACCGGAGAAGATGTCGAAGATGGCAGACCAACTGGGAATTGCTGGCGCAACAGAGTGGGATAAAGCATATGGATTACGGGATGCCGTTGTAAACTTGTGCCAGCAGATTGGAACGGTTCCTGAGCCGGAGATGATACAGGTTGAGGACATTCCTGAAATGAGTGAAGGGCTGCTGCGTGAATGCTATATGAGCCCGTTTGCAGTTCCTGCTTACTTTGATTCAGAGGGCGAGTTGCACACCTTTATCCGTGAGATCTTTATGGCTCCGTCTGAGGACTAA
- a CDS encoding aldehyde dehydrogenase family protein encodes MIAFLPNASARVFSALPFDHLIFTGSAITGKQVMSAAANNLTPVTLELGGKSPTIIDKDFSTKLALKRILFLKYLNAGQTCISPDYLFVHSSKAEEVIRTAQKIMKKRYSSIRDPNYTSIIDEKAFLRLQAYVHEAEGKGCDVHDLLTGERFDESARKFMPMFVEAETDDDLALLNEEIFGPIMPIITYDSIDEVLDYINARQRPLALYLYSNDKALVDKVLYSTLSGGVSINDCGLHVLQHDMPFGGVGHSGMGQYHGYEGFLEFTKLRPVFYQSRFAQTRLLYPPYGTFFNKIYNMMVR; translated from the coding sequence GTGATTGCGTTCCTGCCGAATGCTTCTGCACGCGTATTTTCAGCGTTGCCGTTTGATCACCTTATTTTCACAGGCTCAGCCATTACCGGCAAGCAAGTGATGAGTGCGGCTGCAAACAACTTAACTCCTGTGACGCTGGAACTCGGCGGCAAGTCGCCAACTATTATTGATAAAGATTTCTCTACGAAACTGGCGCTTAAACGAATTCTGTTTCTAAAATATTTGAATGCAGGGCAAACATGCATTTCTCCAGATTATCTTTTTGTACACAGTTCGAAGGCTGAAGAGGTTATCCGCACCGCTCAAAAGATAATGAAGAAGCGGTATTCGAGTATACGTGATCCGAACTATACCTCGATCATAGATGAAAAGGCGTTCCTGCGTTTGCAAGCATATGTCCATGAAGCAGAAGGAAAAGGGTGTGATGTGCACGATCTGCTGACGGGAGAGAGGTTTGATGAAAGCGCACGAAAATTTATGCCGATGTTTGTTGAAGCAGAAACGGATGATGATCTGGCATTACTTAATGAAGAAATTTTTGGTCCGATTATGCCTATTATCACCTACGATTCTATTGACGAAGTGTTGGACTATATCAATGCACGCCAACGCCCGTTAGCTTTGTATCTCTATTCTAATGATAAAGCGTTGGTTGATAAGGTGTTGTATTCAACACTGTCCGGCGGAGTTTCAATTAACGACTGCGGCTTGCACGTGTTGCAGCATGATATGCCGTTTGGTGGCGTCGGGCATTCGGGAATGGGGCAGTATCACGGATACGAAGGTTTCTTAGAATTCACAAAACTGCGTCCCGTTTTTTATCAGTCCAGATTTGCGCAGACACGCTTGTTGTATCCACCTTATGGAACCTTTTTCAATAAGATATACAACATGATGGTTCGGTAG
- a CDS encoding aldehyde dehydrogenase family protein, whose amino-acid sequence MSQDQSLRLIEPTELLEQHLRIMQDAVNIEPFMPYDERIRHLRALRKLLVVHQLEIAQAINKDFGNRPEQETKLAEIYGSVSNIDDAVRHLKKWMKPQRRSTGIWFKPGKSRVIPQPKGVVGIVTPWNYPIFLSFGPLTSAIAAGNRCMLKMASNSEHLKKRS is encoded by the coding sequence ATGTCGCAGGATCAAAGCTTAAGGTTAATTGAACCTACAGAGTTGTTGGAACAGCACCTTAGAATAATGCAAGATGCTGTGAATATTGAGCCATTCATGCCGTATGATGAAAGAATACGGCATTTGCGTGCCCTGCGTAAGTTGTTGGTTGTCCATCAGCTTGAGATAGCACAGGCGATAAATAAAGATTTTGGTAATAGACCGGAACAGGAAACCAAACTTGCGGAAATATACGGATCTGTTTCAAACATTGATGATGCCGTGCGTCATTTAAAAAAATGGATGAAACCTCAAAGAAGATCGACAGGCATATGGTTTAAACCGGGGAAAAGTCGCGTTATCCCTCAGCCTAAAGGTGTGGTCGGAATTGTTACGCCTTGGAATTATCCTATTTTCTTAAGCTTTGGGCCTTTGACGTCAGCGATTGCAGCAGGAAACCGTTGTATGTTGAAAATGGCTTCTAACTCTGAGCATTTAAAAAAACGTTCTTGA
- a CDS encoding Orn/Lys/Arg decarboxylase N-terminal domain-containing protein: MKLTKEDWPILIVSSLFDVKNDAGNRVRELEQALVSEQNCSVLRAYCYEDAANIVHSRADIGVIVIDWDIKREPMSKVLCGTPEALLKEIRTRNKSVPVCLLTDKAAQGNVSTELLGMLDEVLWKHVDTVDFLAGRIETLLLEYIKRINPVFFSTLVQYAEAYKYAWHTPGHMGGEGFLKSPAGIGMYKFFGENVFRADLSISVPELGSLLDHDGVVGDAERNSAKTFGADFTYYVLNGTSNANQIIWRSQAVRDDIAVVDRNCHKSLNYSMVITDIYPVYMQPRRNHLGIIGPCRLTEFSKSTIQKSIKKSTIIPDAKKAAVPVMSALTNSTYDGMCYNVSTIKEQLEKNVKNMHFDEAWYAYAKFHPIYENHFGMAETPHKQHPPIFCSQSTHKLLTAFSQSSMLHVKHGSHVEIDQTEMNESYMMHGSTSPQYSMIASLDVATKIMEDSGEILLADCIHDAVVLRQKIACIADEMKDNDSWFFSMWQPEKVEFEHTLVPFTQVPATYLSTTQEPWVLEAKNNWHGFDDIEDNFVMLDPIKLTITTPGLNTDGTYQRTGIPAMIVTDYLIRHGIVCEKTDYYSFLLLNSIGTTKAKQGTLLTALLKFKECYDHNMPMAVVFPDLVKQYPHAYKELGLRDHCDKIHAYYKEHNLLGKMHDAFEIIPNQIMKPSDAYQQVVKKNVEYVTLKELPNHVAAVMLVPYPPGIPILMGGEIVDSAAQPILDYLKTREAFENHFPGYESDIHGVERFEKGGHKYFKTLCVKA; the protein is encoded by the coding sequence ATGAAACTTACTAAAGAAGATTGGCCGATACTTATTGTCTCCAGCCTTTTTGATGTGAAGAACGATGCAGGGAACAGAGTTCGGGAACTAGAGCAGGCGTTGGTTTCAGAACAGAATTGTAGCGTGCTTCGAGCATACTGCTACGAAGATGCAGCGAATATTGTGCATAGTCGTGCTGATATTGGAGTCATAGTCATAGACTGGGATATTAAAAGAGAGCCCATGTCTAAAGTGCTATGTGGAACACCTGAAGCGTTGTTGAAAGAGATTCGTACCAGAAACAAGAGTGTGCCGGTTTGCCTGCTGACTGATAAAGCGGCACAGGGGAACGTTTCTACAGAATTGCTTGGTATGCTTGATGAAGTGTTATGGAAGCATGTGGACACGGTAGATTTTCTTGCGGGTAGAATTGAAACCTTGCTGCTTGAATATATTAAGCGCATCAATCCTGTGTTTTTTTCAACGCTGGTACAATATGCAGAGGCATATAAGTACGCATGGCATACTCCCGGACATATGGGGGGCGAAGGCTTTTTGAAAAGTCCCGCTGGGATTGGGATGTATAAATTTTTTGGCGAAAATGTATTCCGTGCAGACTTGTCGATTTCTGTACCGGAGCTTGGATCGTTACTTGATCATGATGGTGTTGTTGGTGATGCAGAGCGTAATTCAGCAAAAACCTTCGGCGCAGATTTTACATATTATGTGCTCAACGGAACATCCAATGCCAACCAGATAATCTGGCGTTCTCAGGCTGTGCGTGATGACATAGCCGTTGTTGACCGTAATTGTCACAAGTCGCTTAACTATTCCATGGTCATTACAGATATCTATCCTGTGTACATGCAGCCGCGTCGTAATCATCTTGGTATTATTGGTCCGTGCAGACTTACAGAATTCAGCAAAAGTACAATCCAAAAAAGTATTAAGAAAAGTACGATTATTCCTGATGCTAAAAAAGCAGCTGTTCCTGTCATGTCCGCTCTTACCAATTCTACATACGATGGCATGTGCTACAACGTGTCTACCATCAAAGAGCAGTTGGAAAAGAACGTAAAGAATATGCATTTTGATGAAGCATGGTATGCCTATGCGAAGTTCCACCCTATATACGAAAATCATTTCGGGATGGCTGAAACACCGCATAAACAACACCCGCCAATCTTCTGTTCTCAATCTACTCACAAATTACTTACAGCATTTTCCCAGTCGTCCATGTTGCATGTTAAGCATGGCAGTCATGTGGAGATAGACCAGACAGAAATGAACGAATCGTACATGATGCATGGCTCTACATCTCCTCAGTACAGCATGATTGCATCACTGGATGTTGCGACAAAGATAATGGAAGACAGCGGAGAAATTTTGCTTGCAGATTGCATCCATGATGCCGTGGTGCTTCGACAAAAAATAGCCTGCATTGCTGATGAAATGAAAGATAATGACAGTTGGTTTTTCTCCATGTGGCAACCGGAAAAGGTTGAGTTTGAACATACCCTTGTGCCGTTTACACAGGTTCCGGCAACGTACTTGAGCACAACGCAGGAACCGTGGGTTCTGGAGGCTAAAAACAACTGGCATGGTTTTGATGATATAGAAGACAACTTCGTAATGCTTGACCCTATTAAGTTGACGATAACCACACCTGGGTTAAACACAGACGGCACTTATCAGCGTACGGGCATACCGGCAATGATCGTGACGGACTATTTAATCCGTCATGGAATTGTGTGTGAAAAAACAGATTACTATTCGTTCCTGCTTCTTAATTCTATAGGCACAACAAAGGCCAAGCAGGGGACTCTGTTGACTGCGTTGCTTAAATTTAAAGAATGCTATGATCATAACATGCCGATGGCTGTGGTCTTTCCAGATCTCGTAAAGCAGTACCCGCATGCATACAAGGAATTAGGATTACGGGATCATTGCGATAAAATTCATGCGTATTACAAAGAGCATAACTTGCTGGGTAAAATGCATGATGCATTCGAAATTATCCCGAATCAGATCATGAAGCCTTCTGATGCCTATCAGCAAGTGGTTAAGAAAAATGTAGAGTATGTAACGCTGAAAGAACTGCCTAACCATGTGGCTGCTGTTATGCTTGTTCCGTATCCTCCGGGAATCCCGATTCTTATGGGCGGTGAGATAGTGGATAGTGCGGCACAGCCTATTTTAGATTATTTGAAAACTCGGGAAGCATTCGAAAATCACTTCCCGGGGTACGAGAGTGATATTCATGGCGTCGAACGCTTTGAGAAGGGCGGGCATAAGTATTTCAAAACGCTTTGCGTGAAGGCTTAG
- a CDS encoding amino acid permease — translation MEASKHKLGLVGAIFFIVASLAGSGVIALPQQLAAIGSITLLSFLLVTAGALCLTLVYVRAGALFDDPSPTGLSTYVNPILGAKSGLFYVYSNLISNVSILIAGLGYITYFVPSLNHPIVLGIVVICLIWVFTLLSLRGAKFVTLVVSCSVTVLLLSVFLTAFLGWFSFDVHLFEQNWNVTNLPPGKAVLSGFAVLLFSYVGVEAVANNYEHVNNPKRNVPIATIVGFVIVAILYIVSTTVIEGMFTAKVIQNQPASFSLSIAHIFNSELLGQLSSIVMAIACLSSFLVWNISVVSAAKTSADKGFLPKIYSYTNKYNVGSRGLLVNAAIMTLVELGLMFLGSNIAVAFNLTVTISVLLVLFPYFWSGIALIKKGFETGKHSYFDITIVSLSSIFILSAFESANFAELWLVIACVMGALAGYVLVFAIQSK, via the coding sequence ATGGAAGCATCTAAACACAAGCTTGGTCTTGTCGGAGCTATATTTTTTATTGTTGCCAGTCTTGCGGGGAGCGGAGTGATCGCTCTGCCGCAGCAGCTGGCAGCCATCGGCTCAATTACCTTGCTCTCGTTCCTGCTTGTAACAGCAGGGGCGTTATGCCTGACGTTGGTGTATGTGAGGGCAGGGGCATTGTTTGATGATCCCAGCCCAACAGGACTGTCCACGTATGTGAATCCCATTCTGGGCGCAAAAAGCGGGCTGTTCTACGTATATTCAAACCTCATTTCCAACGTTTCCATCCTCATCGCCGGACTCGGCTACATCACATACTTTGTTCCCTCGCTGAATCATCCCATTGTACTGGGGATCGTTGTTATCTGCCTCATCTGGGTGTTTACACTCCTTTCCTTACGCGGAGCCAAGTTCGTTACACTTGTTGTCTCCTGCTCCGTTACCGTCCTTCTTTTATCAGTCTTTCTGACAGCTTTTTTAGGCTGGTTCTCGTTTGATGTTCATCTGTTTGAACAGAATTGGAATGTGACTAACCTGCCTCCGGGCAAGGCTGTTCTTTCCGGTTTTGCGGTGCTTCTTTTTTCCTATGTTGGGGTTGAGGCAGTTGCGAACAACTATGAACATGTGAACAATCCTAAAAGAAATGTACCAATCGCCACAATCGTCGGGTTCGTCATTGTTGCGATACTGTATATTGTCTCCACAACTGTGATTGAAGGAATGTTCACCGCCAAAGTTATCCAGAATCAGCCAGCTTCATTTTCATTATCCATTGCACATATTTTTAATTCGGAACTGCTTGGTCAGTTGTCATCGATTGTGATGGCGATTGCCTGTCTTTCCAGTTTTCTTGTGTGGAATATCTCTGTTGTTAGTGCTGCGAAAACGAGTGCGGATAAGGGGTTTTTGCCTAAAATATATTCGTACACCAACAAGTACAATGTAGGCAGCCGTGGGCTGTTGGTTAATGCAGCCATTATGACGCTTGTTGAGCTTGGGCTTATGTTTTTAGGCAGTAATATTGCTGTGGCATTTAATCTGACAGTAACCATCTCCGTCCTTCTCGTATTGTTCCCGTACTTCTGGTCTGGCATTGCCCTTATTAAGAAAGGGTTTGAGACAGGCAAGCACTCCTATTTTGATATTACGATAGTTTCGCTTTCATCCATTTTCATATTGTCTGCTTTTGAATCAGCAAACTTTGCAGAATTGTGGCTTGTAATTGCGTGCGTGATGGGTGCCCTTGCCGGGTACGTGTTGGTTTTTGCCATACAATCAAAATAA
- a CDS encoding alpha-L-glutamate ligase-like protein, whose product MFSFFKKLKAHGIVGMNARNGAYVLPHNPRKLYPLVDDKETTKRLTQDAGLNVPEMYGVFRAPHELKQLPAMLENLDSFVIKPARGAGGNGILVITGKLGSHFLKPDDSFVSTEEIHFHISNILSGMHSLGGMPDKALVEYCVKFDPIFKGIAYQGVPDIRIIVYKGVPVMAMLRLPTRESDGKANLHQGAMGCGIDIRTGKTTHAVWKNNNHASHPDTLQPISGVLIPGWEELLRQSSLGYSVTGLGYLGVDIVLDKDLGPLILELNARPGLAIQVANKTGLQSRLDKVEAAHHNLHSEKERVQYAMDNFGS is encoded by the coding sequence ATGTTCAGTTTCTTTAAAAAATTAAAAGCACATGGCATTGTGGGCATGAACGCCCGCAATGGAGCCTATGTGCTGCCTCATAATCCGCGTAAATTGTATCCTCTTGTGGATGATAAGGAGACGACTAAGCGTCTCACGCAAGATGCCGGACTAAATGTTCCGGAAATGTACGGCGTGTTCCGTGCGCCGCATGAATTAAAGCAATTACCAGCGATGTTGGAAAACCTCGACTCGTTTGTAATTAAGCCTGCGCGCGGTGCCGGTGGTAACGGGATTTTGGTAATCACCGGAAAACTCGGTTCTCATTTCTTGAAACCGGATGACTCTTTTGTTTCCACAGAGGAGATTCATTTCCATATATCAAACATCCTTAGCGGCATGCACAGCCTTGGCGGCATGCCTGATAAGGCTTTAGTAGAATATTGTGTAAAGTTTGATCCGATATTTAAAGGAATAGCATATCAAGGTGTTCCTGATATTCGCATCATTGTGTATAAGGGTGTACCGGTTATGGCAATGTTGCGATTGCCCACCCGTGAGTCCGACGGTAAAGCAAACCTTCACCAAGGGGCTATGGGCTGTGGCATCGACATTCGTACCGGAAAAACAACCCATGCTGTGTGGAAAAATAATAACCATGCATCACATCCGGATACCTTGCAGCCTATTTCAGGTGTGCTAATTCCAGGTTGGGAAGAATTACTTCGACAGTCATCGTTAGGATACTCAGTGACAGGCCTTGGATACCTTGGTGTTGATATTGTGCTCGATAAAGACCTTGGGCCGTTGATTCTGGAATTGAATGCCCGTCCCGGGCTGGCAATTCAAGTTGCAAACAAAACAGGCTTACAGAGCAGATTAGACAAGGTTGAGGCAGCACACCACAATTTGCACTCCGAAAAAGAACGGGTACAGTATGCAATGGATAATTTTGGTTCATAA
- a CDS encoding UUP1 family membrane protein — protein sequence MNKLQLKLLVGILLAIGLGVFSYKVFVLGFPLVPAEKTSAWNVEAHVAFDGKDSPVKVVLQTLNRVSGFAVTDEFFIGAGYGRQRVSQKITDEKLTNEAYDQNSVVIWSKRLADGKQDLIYSAVLRPESSDEFPTWSPPQDIPELRDPQFAEAEGVAANALISRIGKESADMESFVPLLMQELQNPKKNSNAAYLLRNAKNSRGIVNVAVRLLHLAGIPAQSVHGITLGTSSDARISHWLELYQDGAWHMFDVAKGVFSTPVKFVPWWRGDAPLAEITGGKDLQVSLSVVPDAIDAMKNVVDRIETTHPTFFDYSLFSLPVQAQATYRVILLIPIGAILLVFLRNVIGFSTFGTFMPVLIALSFRETQLLWGVGMFSVVIMLGLGVRLYLEHLKLLLVPRLACVLITVVLLMAGISVVCFKLGIPRGVSVSLFPMVILSMTIERISVMWDEMGAGKAIQQAVASMAVAVLAYLVMTNSYVEHLFFVFPELFLVLLALTVLLGRYTGYRLLDLVRFRTFLRG from the coding sequence ATGAATAAATTACAGTTAAAGCTGCTTGTCGGTATATTGCTGGCAATCGGGCTCGGCGTTTTTAGTTACAAAGTTTTTGTGTTGGGATTCCCGCTGGTTCCTGCTGAAAAAACATCCGCATGGAATGTGGAGGCTCATGTCGCTTTTGACGGAAAAGACAGCCCCGTAAAGGTAGTGCTCCAGACGCTTAACCGTGTCTCCGGATTTGCCGTTACGGATGAATTTTTTATTGGTGCAGGGTACGGACGCCAACGCGTCAGCCAAAAAATTACAGACGAAAAACTGACTAATGAAGCCTATGATCAGAACTCCGTAGTAATCTGGTCAAAGCGTTTAGCAGACGGAAAGCAGGATCTTATTTATTCTGCGGTACTTCGTCCTGAATCTTCAGATGAATTCCCGACATGGAGCCCTCCGCAGGATATTCCGGAACTTCGTGATCCGCAATTTGCTGAAGCGGAAGGTGTTGCTGCCAATGCACTTATTTCCAGAATTGGTAAAGAATCTGCTGATATGGAATCTTTTGTTCCTCTTCTTATGCAGGAATTGCAGAATCCGAAAAAGAATTCCAATGCTGCCTATCTTCTGCGCAATGCAAAAAATAGCCGCGGCATAGTTAATGTTGCCGTTCGATTACTGCACCTTGCCGGTATCCCCGCGCAGTCAGTACATGGCATCACGCTTGGAACATCCAGCGATGCGCGTATCAGCCATTGGCTTGAACTGTATCAAGACGGTGCATGGCATATGTTTGATGTCGCAAAAGGTGTGTTCAGTACGCCGGTGAAATTTGTGCCTTGGTGGCGCGGAGATGCGCCGCTGGCTGAAATTACAGGTGGTAAAGATTTACAAGTTTCACTTTCTGTAGTTCCTGATGCTATTGACGCCATGAAGAACGTTGTGGATCGCATTGAAACCACCCATCCGACATTCTTTGACTACTCGCTATTTAGTCTGCCAGTTCAGGCACAAGCTACCTACAGAGTCATTTTGCTTATCCCGATTGGTGCCATTCTTTTGGTATTCTTGAGAAACGTCATCGGGTTTAGTACCTTTGGTACGTTTATGCCTGTTTTGATTGCTCTTTCTTTCAGGGAAACGCAGCTGCTTTGGGGCGTTGGAATGTTCTCAGTGGTTATTATGCTTGGTCTTGGTGTGCGTTTGTATTTGGAGCATCTAAAACTGCTGCTTGTTCCGCGCCTAGCCTGTGTTTTAATCACCGTTGTCTTGCTTATGGCAGGAATCAGCGTTGTGTGCTTCAAGCTTGGCATTCCGCGTGGTGTGTCTGTAAGCCTGTTCCCGATGGTTATTTTGAGTATGACCATTGAACGTATCTCAGTGATGTGGGACGAAATGGGCGCAGGAAAAGCAATTCAACAGGCTGTAGCTTCTATGGCTGTTGCTGTGCTTGCGTATCTTGTTATGACAAACAGCTACGTGGAACATCTTTTCTTCGTGTTCCCCGAACTCTTTTTAGTGCTGCTGGCGCTTACTGTTCTATTGGGTCGATACACTGGTTATCGTCTGCTAGATTTGGTTCGCTTCCGCACATTTCTGAGAGGGTAG
- a CDS encoding RimK/LysX family protein, with protein MKKRKKVTFTSFDSHGESRRITCPYIRTVRVKKRPSGIDLRPVIAAQIRIASKVIDAQINLTDRTNFAYKLLIGRKDLRKGLLIDSSQRYRFGKPDTP; from the coding sequence ATAAAAAAAAGAAAAAAAGTAACCTTCACCAGTTTTGATAGTCACGGTGAATCACGGCGTATTACCTGTCCGTACATACGTACCGTTCGGGTAAAAAAACGTCCTTCAGGGATTGATTTACGACCTGTAATTGCGGCACAAATCCGCATTGCATCTAAAGTAATTGATGCTCAAATCAACCTGACGGACAGAACTAATTTTGCCTACAAACTCCTCATCGGTCGCAAGGATTTGCGTAAGGGTTTGCTGATTGATTCCTCACAACGGTATCGATTTGGTAAACCTGACACTCCTTAG